ATTCATTTGGGAAAAACAGTTGAACCACGGATGTTATAGTGACAAAAAACAAGatcttgcttttctttttacaTCTTTTGATGTGTACTCAGAAGTATTTATTAAATCAGTTAACATGTTGTTTAATACCGAAGTTCATGAAACTAATTCTTGCAGAAGACGTAAAGCGTATGTATATCCATGTATGTGAGATTTTTAGAACTTTACTAACTTAGAATCCAAGTTGTACATACTGCAAGAAAAAACGACTTAAATGTTCTGGAGAGCGGCCAACATGTACCCGTTGCAAGAAAATGGGGATAAAATGTGTTTACGTTCCATTTCCGAAAAGAATATCTATCTCACTTTCCCAATACAATGatatggaaaagaaggtgTTACGAttaaaggaagaaattcttcttcagacaCACCAGTATGAGGCTCAACactttgaaaatgaacCTTTACCTGAAACTACAATGAGTGTAAACCCGAATGATACTCAATCTGGAGGGTATGAAGCTGACTTTTCGTCTGACTCGGCTGATGGTATTATTACTAAACTTGCAGAACTTCATAGTTCCGAAtcagctgaaaaaaataccattCACCTAAACGTCTTGAAAAGTTCCAATGAAATGAAGCAAgagataaataaatgtgatCAGATAGTCCAatcaataataaaaaatctTACTTTAGCCCAGGCATTGGAATTAATTGATAAGTGTCACTTTTATCTTAATGATATTTACTTTCCATATGACGTTGATCTCATGAAGGAAAGGCTTCGCAAGGCATTCAGACCAGTGACACATTTGCAAACGTTTcttcaacaagaaaaaacatATTTTAAACCATTGGTTCTTTTAACATTTGCCTTAGGTAAGCAATATCTTGGTGATTCTGAAAATGATTGTGATTATCTTATGTCATACTCATTGTTACTTGTCTCCCCTAtaacaaaattaaaagaaagacaTGAAAACTATCTTTTAGTATCCATTTTTACAATGGCTGGGTTTTACTTTAGATCGATTGGTAGAGGAGATGACTCAATTTTATATTCAAATTTGGCCCTACAATTTGCCtcacaaataaatttatacaAGTTTGATGCATCTGATAATGTTGTGCAACAGGAATTGAAGTGTCGCATTCTTTGGATCTGCTTTGGTGCAAATAGAACCCTTTCTGCAAAAATGGGAaatcaatttattttggACTCTTCAAAAATAGAAAGACCACTACCGATGTTTATCACGTATGATAGCAAAAATAAGCCAATATCGTTGAGTAGTACACAGTTTATTAGAGATGCATTTAGATTTTATATTGAGTTGACCTTTATTGCGGAAGATATCTGCAATGTGATCTATACAAAGAATTATCCGAAGGGgttaacaaaaaatttgagaAGTATAATACATCATCTTATTGCATGGAGCTCCAAACTTCCAGAAGAACTTCGAATTAAGGATGCCTTTACAATTATTgataaaaagagaagaagattggTGTTTTCATTAAATCTTAACTATTGTTTTTGCATTCATCTCTCAATAATACCGATACTTTATCGTATGGATAAACAAGAAAGAGCACATCAATTACAATCGaataatattgaaaagaggGTAATTGATTTAATAAGTGTTTGCATTAACTCCGCCGAAATGACTGTTAGAATTTTACAAGGTTGTCAAAAAGTTGGTATCTTGGCCGACTTTGGAGTTATGGATCTAGACTACGCTTACGCGGCAGCTCTTACCTTCTTTTTATGTGGGAAAATTCTTGGAATTCAAAGAACAAGAACAAGtaatttattaaaaaaaagcctgctattgttgaaaagcatGGCGAGTAAAGGAAATAATGCTGCGATTCAGAGATTACAGCATCTGGATAATCTAATGGCTGCCCGAAAAATTGCAtttaaaaatgcaaatgttACCGCAGAGGGAAACTCTGGTGCAGACTTTCAAAATATGGCTGATCCGGAAAGAGAGCTAATAATCAAAAGTTCATTGAATAATAACTTGGAAAAGGAACCTGAATTGGATATAGAAGAGAACTTGTTGCAAACATTTGAAGATATAAGCCCTAAAGATCTTCATCTATGGGAAGATGGCTATAAGGATGCgcaagaagaagaccaTTACTGGACTCGATTTCAAGAATATTTATCCGATAAATAGGCCAAATTACTTAAGCATGAATTGGAATTAACTGTCACttttagaaaaaaaataggtaTATAAAACAAGAATTATACAGAGGTAGAAGAGACAAAggtgaaattgaaaagaggaaatgtACCCCGTAAAACGTGtattatttattgaatTAGTTTTAAGGGAGACCCTATTACTTCATGAAGTTCCAAATTACTGGtatatcaaatatttttaatgccaaaaaaagaaaaactaTACATTGTGAAAGAGGCAAGGAAGAAAGTACAAAAGAGATCAGTAAAAGATAAAGCACATGCTTAAATACCTCTAAGCATTATGTGAGGTTTACTAAGGTATGAAATAAAACagggaaaattttaaacCAAGATTACAGCCCTCTACATTgtcctttttatataactttattcttttacAAAGGGCCGAGGCCCGATCGaatattttggaattgTCGGAACATATGAGATATaatgatatttttgatgttaTTAtctgttaaagttagtgttaccagatttatatagtgtTTCGATctttattgtagtatgtaataaataatatgtataatgatggacaaaagggaatatcttcactttatatagatgtggTTCTGGTAttgatcagatgatataacaatatcatcttcacttaCTCGAACTCCATTGTTTGGGAACtacattgttttgacattATCTCATATAGGCTCACCGATATTTGATTTGTAATATGTAAATctgtcggaacctatgagttataataatgttccatatgttaataacgcataaaggttcaactggtatttgatttataatatgtggatcaaattaatgttcagacagatataagaaataattcgcggggaaatttttcctgtgaaataaatttctccctaatctactttcggctgagaatgacctattccacttctgcggaaaaatatctcttatatgtatgtactactttttccttatatactatgtgtctcttagaagggacgacgactttattgtgtaatttgcaatacatattcatataaggaaatccatcttgaagtgaaccttcagctgaaaccgagagtaaccttcgggttctcgctggattacaaacgtgttcgtaaggaccctgTTTTGTTATGAGGGacattctatgcaacagaagtcttttctatatccgaactatatggccaatcccgttcataaccttgggcatctgcgcgctcggtagtgctacggcacagagatatgtgagcaattaagcagatacaaatgtcacacgggatttatatactctgacatgactgtttgattcaacacatcaaaacaaacacacaaatcactttgtacttacataatataaaataatttaggttcaaatTAAAGCAGGACTCTTACAAATTGTGTAAGGGGTCAAACCAAGCGcatattggtttaaagccagataaaatattaatgaattcatttacctGATTAGGTAACacggaaagatataaatagtttccgaaataatttatgagaagcgcgaataagaaataaagcgtaCTGAAAGGATAGTGATCCGAAagacaataagaaagagctacATCGGAATAAACTGACTAATATTCGTGTGGCGActgcatatgcaaaacaacaggtttttgcatgatcgcgggttatgctgaattcacataatgtgatgttcctgtcggagttaagagagaccttatgagttactcccgggctttagctatcaaactccttctttaatagaactaataagaacctagcagtcggggagattcagacaattgtaaggtcggttacctaagtgggtggatataaatgtaccaagtggtctgtgtgataatgttaatgcctttaacattctaacaattgtgtatgtatcaccatagaagaaaatgaatttactttctttactctgttaccatcaaagtggagtcgaactagttgtattgcaaaataggctatcgggtctcgtcccttcgtagaagaaacaagttatataaaaagaggtaaagtaaagtaaaaataaaaaggaaaataaagtgaggtaatcatacataataaaaaaaaaagatttaattctcagaaacagaattatgatcgcgcataattatttttctgctgattccctaacatacacagttagtgcattttatccaggattgtctctattagatattattctaaatcttcgttattttagaataagttcagatctcaaaacaaataaacctaatgacatataataatagattacctaatactaggtaatattctcatatgtccgacagttcccaaacaggatggattcctctttggcgtacaatttgttattgtatgaatttggaagagaaatggaagaagtgtcattctccatttaatataaatatgcgccCTTGCCCTCCTTTGATACAGAGGCAAGGttagattatgatttagttatttttctagaaAGAGAGATGGGGGAAAAAGTGATTAGATAGaagaatgaatgaatagaaTGATTCATAGAGAGCTatgagataagagatatgaaaggatacgggaagtatcagataacaatcttattaatctattatatatctttagacggatttggtaatcatctaaagaatccttatacttcaggttattaaaaataatattttgttacctttagtccgaccatttacaaattgaaaaatgcaggTTTGGCCGAGTGGTCTAAGGCGTCACGTTTAGGCCGTGGTATCGTAAGATGCGAGAGTTCGAACCTCTCAGCCTgcaattttcttgattttttttataaaatcAATTATTATAGTGCCCTCGAATTGTTTCCCATCCATTTTACGTTTATTTTAGTATCATGGTTAAATTGACTAGCACCTTGGGCATGATCATTATGTGGTTAAATACAAACCACAAATTCTGTTTTTGCAAATAATGAATCGGATACTGGAGGATAATTCGCAatgttttgaaatttctAGGTAGGTAGCCTTTCGATGCAAATTTAACTGTACACAATTACGTAAATGAGAAATCCTATTTTTCGTTAATATTAGTACGTTTGGTTCTTTGATGACGAATTTTGAGACGAACAGTAAAATTAGTATTACTATACCCACTGTTAACCTTTTCTATTGCAACTATTCctcttatctttttccaattATCATTTTATACCCTTCACagtattcttctttcatctgcataaaatgaaaaatgttaGGTTTACATAAACCACTAATTTACTGGACACAGTAGGCTGTCAAGAATACTAACTAGTCTTTCTGCTCCTAGTAGCAAAAGTCCACTAAAGTATTTTTTGATTACGTAAATTAAAAAACAGATATTGGTTCACACTAACAATAATTATcaggtattttttttttcgcgaTTCTGTGTGTTTCAGCTTCGTAACATTTCAAATTCTAGATACACCACACCTGAGCATCTTTTTTAACTTGCCTGATATAATGACATCATCAAGATTGGTTTGCTTGCATTATAAAACGTCGTTAATCACATAGACAAGGAAAGAActtgaaattaaaaagttgAATCCATAGATCCATTGGCCTTCAGGATGCTTCTTTCCGCACTCTCTTCGCTGATTAGCcttctttcattattttctgGCTCTGTCTTTGCCTCACCGATACCCGACGTTACAACTGAAAATTCGAGGAAAGAAGATGCATACATTGTGACAGACTTACCAGGAATTGATGATATACCAGAATCTCTCATACCTGTGATGCATGCTGGGCAACTGGCATTGGATTCTGAGAACGATACAGGCTTATTTTTCTGGAGATTCGGGAAGAATAGTGAAAATAGCACGATAAATAATTCTACAACCAAAGATCTTGTTATTTGGTTTAACGGTGGTCCTGGATGCTCATCACTTGATGGTGCAATGATGGAAATTGGACCATTTCGTACTAAAAAGGATGATGCTTCTGAACTTACTTATAATAATGGCACCTGGCTTAAATATGCAGATTTATTATTCATAGATCAACCTGCTGGAACGGGATTTGCATACACAGATGTTAATTACGATACTGAATTAACAGAAGCATCGGAACATATTGTTGAATTCTTTAAAAGCTACTTTTCGAAGTTTCCATCTGATAGATTTCGCAACATCTGGATTGCTGGAGAATCGTACGCTGGTCAATATATTCCCTACTTCGCCGACGCAATTCTaagggagaaaaagaaaaattcaaaatttcaaataaatttggcTGGACTTCTCATCGGAAACGGATGGGTAGAACCCGATATCCAATCGTTATCATACGTTCCATTTGCTATGAATAACAACCTTATCAATAAAACAAATCCTATGCTTCCTAAACTTCTAGCACAACACGAAAAGTGCCAGAACGCGATTAATGATCCAGATAACAaggaatttgaaaaatcGCAGTGTGACAAAGTGTTGGATGTGTTTTCTAAAGCAACAAGAATTATAAATGACGATACTGGAAGTCGGGGGACATGCTACAATTACTATGATTACAGGAAGCAAGATGTATATCCTGCTTGTGGAAGTAACTGGCCCGAAATATTACCCTCCACAGATTCTTATCTTAATAGGAAAGATGTCCAAAAGTCGTTGAATATCATTCACGAGAAGAAATGGGCTGAATGTGATGAGCACACATCTATGCTGTTTTCTCCGAGAAAGTCGGTTAAATCATTTGAGTTAATACCTCAACTTTTAGCTGATATTCCGATTATGCTATTTAATGGAGATAAGGATATTATTTGTAATCATTTGGGAACAGAGATGATGATCCAAGAAATGATAATAGGAAATGAACAAAAGGGCTTTTCAAACAATTCCCATTATATAAATTGGATCCAGGATGGAATTCATGTTGGAAACGTGAGAAGTGAAATGAATTTGACTTATGTCCGGGTTTTCAACTCTTCTCATATGGTTCCATATGATTTACCCGAAGTTTCAAGAGGTCTATTAGACATAATGCTTGGCTTAGATGAACTACAGAGCGCTGAGGATAGATTTACAACCACGTCAGCAAATACTTATGTGAATTCAGGTAAAGAACAGTATTCAGCTCCAGCCCACGGGTcatcaaaaacttcatgGATAGGCGTGAAGGTAACATTAATAGGGGTTACATTGATTGCAGCTCTTTTCTTGTGTTTGTACTTAAGACACAGAAACATAAAGAAATCTTCATTCCTGGAGTCAAGGGcaagcagaaaaaggaaaagagttCATTGGGAAGACGGAAATGATAtttcagatgatgatgacatcTATGATGACGATTCAGAACATGACCTTTCTTCGGGCGCAAAGTATGATGATCAAGTAACTTCTGACTTGAATAGCAATTTGCCTTACAACAAACAACCAACAAGCAACATTCTAAACACTGTACTATCAAAATTAGGCTACAACCGTGGAAACATACAATATGAAAGGGTCGCAGGACACGAAAATTCTAAAGATATTGAGATGGGTGATATCTCAGACGACCAGCTTGTAGCAGATAGTGAAGATGACGCCATTGGTAATCGCCAAGCATTGTGAAGATACAAAAGTGAATAAATTTacgatatatataattttttttgattacaTTGCCCTGAATCAGCTTATTCTTAAAGCTTTTTAGGAGTTACATAAAGGTagaaataaagatattAATTAGGTTCCCGAAGGCGAtatacaataaaaaaaaactcgTGGAAGTGAGGGCGGAAAAATGACATGATATGAGGTGCAAACACGACAAACACTCGACACGCAAGTCTCCGATACTGGTCATACGTTATTTAGAGTAATACTCAGATATTAAGAACAGCGGTATCATATATAACTTAAGGATGGAACGGGGCACCAGAATTATATGGGCAAAGGCTATATTTTGGAGTTCGAGTATTGTTGCTCTTGGATTTATCTTGTTAAAGTATGCGACGCCTGATTCAGAGAAATTACTTAAAGAAATGTCACCGGGTGTGAGAAGACAAGTAGAAGAGAACAAAGAACTACGCATGAAAGAGCAGGAGGAACTCATGAAAATAGTTAAAAAGACGGCTGCATCCAAGGATCCAATTTGGAAAACAGGCCCTATTAAATCACCTTGGGATCCTGATTATAAAAGAACCACAGAATCATCACTAGTCTCCAAACAGAAATTCGAGAAGATGAAAGCATcagaagaacaaaaagcaaagttGGCAAAATTAAAGAACCAACAAACATTGACGGAAGATATAGcgaaaaaagataaggCTACCAAGAGCTGGTTCAGATTTTGGTAGTGAGTCGGACTTTAGTACGCGTGTTTATAATgccttatttatttataacCTGGAAATATGATTTAAAATGTAATTATATTGGTACTGGGAATTAATAAGAGCCCCACCgattaaaaaaagctgCAGCGGATGATGCATTAGGTGACGAACTTGATCCTACtcttttcaagaaagaagaagaagatgaagactCTTCTTGCATATTAGCTTCGTCAATTGCAGCAACtattttgttgatgttCGTATCAATGACCATACCACcttgaattatttcttcaagtgCAGCTTCTAGCACCTGCCAATGGAATACCAAGTCCAATTCACAAACATTTTTAAAGCAGCGGTTTAAAACTTGAACGAAAACTTGTATCAAATCCAAAATTCCCAATTCAGATTCCTGTTGATCCACtatgaaaacaaaataaagtgTTGCATATCTTCTGTATATCACTTTAATCTCATCATAGTCCTCAAGTAAAGTAGGAGGAGtcaaaaaagagcattGATCGTCAGTCCGCTTAATGACAAGCTTATATACCTGTTGCAATAATAATTGCTGGGTTTGAACATCCACAGGTGTGTAAAATCGTATCAATCTGGGCACACCACTTTGATTAACTATGcttataataatgaagaatctATGGTTAGTAATTTCGATTAATAGTAAAATCACTTTATCTTTATAGCACTTACATATTAATACGGCATGAATCATTGAGGAGGAAAACACAAAATTTCGTAATACAAAATATGATAAATAGATATTTGCGAACAAAAGCTCTGATTGCTTTAAAAAGTTATTATT
The sequence above is a segment of the Brettanomyces bruxellensis chromosome 6, complete sequence genome. Coding sequences within it:
- the APS3 gene encoding Sigma-adaptin 3A (BUSCO:EOG09265FGA), with protein sequence MIHAVLICKCYKDKVILLLIEITNHRFFIIISIVNQSGVPRLIRFYTPVDVQTQQLLLQQVYKLVIKRTDDQCSFLTPPTLLEDYDEIKVIYRRYATLYFVFIVDQQESELGILDLIQVFVQVLNRCFKNVCELDLVFHWQVLEAALEEIIQGGMVIDTNINKIVAAIDEANMQEESSSSSSFLKRVGSSSSPNASSAAAFFNRWGSY
- a CDS encoding uncharacterized protein (SECRETED:SignalP(1-22)~MEROPS:MER0000413~BUSCO:EOG092623WR) is translated as MLLSALSSLISLLSLFSGSVFASPIPDVTTENSRKEDAYIVTDLPGIDDIPESLIPVMHAGQLALDSENDTGLFFWRFGKNSENSTINNSTTKDLVIWFNGGPGCSSLDGAMMEIGPFRTKKDDASELTYNNGTWLKYADLLFIDQPAGTGFAYTDVNYDTELTEASEHIVEFFKSYFSKFPSDRFRNIWIAGESYAGQYIPYFADAILREKKKNSKFQINLAGLLIGNGWVEPDIQSLSYVPFAMNNNLINKTNPMLPKLLAQHEKCQNAINDPDNKEFEKSQCDKVLDVFSKATRIINDDTGSRGTCYNYYDYRKQDVYPACGSNWPEILPSTDSYLNRKDVQKSLNIIHEKKWAECDEHTSMLFSPRKSVKSFELIPQLLADIPIMLFNGDKDIICNHLGTEMMIQEMIIGNEQKGFSNNSHYINWIQDGIHVGNVRSEMNLTYVRVFNSSHMVPYDLPEVSRGLLDIMLGLDELQSAEDRFTTTSANTYVNSGKEQYSAPAHGSSKTSWIGVKVTLIGVTLIAALFLCLYLRHRNIKKSSFLESRASRKRKRVHWEDGNDISDDDDIYDDDSEHDLSSGAKYDDQVTSDLNSNLPYNKQPTSNILNTVLSKLGYNRGNIQYERVAGHENSKDIEMGDISDDQLVADSEDDAIGNRQAL